In a genomic window of Candidatus Tumulicola sp.:
- a CDS encoding BlaI/MecI/CopY family transcriptional regulator, with protein MARSRSKTLTEAELRLMEVLWVLGTATVAEVVSSLPPPPIAYNSVLTTMRILEQKGFVAHEEAGRAFVYHPLVARDAAAQTAVGHLVSRFFENSSGSLALRLIESERPSDDELSRLRTLIERYEERSQ; from the coding sequence ATGGCGCGCTCGCGCTCGAAGACGTTGACCGAGGCGGAGCTTCGGTTAATGGAGGTGCTGTGGGTTCTGGGGACGGCGACCGTCGCCGAAGTGGTGTCGTCGCTTCCCCCGCCCCCAATCGCCTACAACAGCGTTCTGACGACCATGCGCATCCTGGAGCAGAAAGGGTTCGTCGCTCATGAAGAAGCTGGGCGAGCATTCGTGTACCATCCACTGGTCGCGCGAGACGCCGCCGCTCAAACTGCCGTCGGACATTTGGTTTCACGATTCTTTGAGAACAGTTCGGGCTCGCTCGCGTTACGCTTGATCGAGTCGGAACGACCGTCCGACGACGAGCTGTCCCGTCTCCGAACGCTCATCGAGCGATACGAGGAACGTTCTCAATGA
- a CDS encoding adenylosuccinate synthetase, which yields MSNSRRTVDIIVGIQWGDEGKGRIVDLFAQEYDVIARFGGGDNAGHSIVVGATELALRIVPSGALVPHAQLFVGSGTVVNPVTLVQELDRLTDLGVDVSRVKISDRAHVVLERHALADRAAEEARGANAIGTTGRGIGPAYVDKVARTGTLMRDFVTGSEAPARRLAPHVVDGVAYMRECLDSGKRVLAEGAQGTLLDVSYGTYPYVTSSHTVAGAACVGLGIGPTSIGRVIGVAKAYCTRVGAGPFPTELHDERGERLRRQGGEFGTVTGRPRRCGWFDAVAGAYAAGVNGLTEAVITKLDVLSGFERLSFATRYSIDGASAGFGDASDQRLSVEYDDVPGWSESIEECRSISDMPHAARAYVDRIQRALDVPVALVSVGRERSQLAR from the coding sequence CTGAGTAACTCCAGGCGCACGGTCGATATCATCGTCGGCATCCAATGGGGCGACGAGGGTAAGGGACGCATCGTGGATCTCTTCGCGCAAGAGTATGACGTCATCGCGCGGTTCGGTGGTGGCGACAACGCCGGCCACTCGATCGTGGTGGGCGCGACCGAGCTCGCATTGCGCATCGTTCCGTCGGGAGCGCTGGTGCCCCACGCGCAACTATTCGTCGGCAGCGGTACGGTGGTCAATCCGGTCACGTTAGTGCAAGAACTCGACCGTTTGACCGATCTGGGCGTGGACGTTTCGCGCGTCAAGATTTCGGATCGCGCGCACGTCGTGCTGGAGCGGCACGCGTTAGCCGATCGCGCTGCCGAGGAGGCGCGCGGCGCCAATGCAATCGGCACGACCGGCCGCGGAATCGGTCCGGCGTACGTCGATAAAGTCGCGCGCACCGGAACGCTGATGCGCGATTTTGTCACCGGATCGGAGGCGCCGGCTCGACGATTGGCGCCCCACGTGGTCGACGGCGTCGCGTACATGCGCGAATGCCTCGACTCGGGTAAACGCGTCTTGGCCGAGGGAGCGCAAGGAACGCTGCTGGACGTAAGTTACGGCACCTACCCGTACGTGACGAGTTCGCATACCGTCGCGGGCGCGGCATGCGTCGGTTTGGGCATCGGACCGACATCGATCGGTCGCGTCATCGGCGTTGCGAAAGCGTATTGCACGCGCGTCGGCGCCGGACCGTTTCCCACCGAGCTGCACGACGAACGCGGCGAGCGGCTGCGGCGGCAGGGTGGGGAGTTCGGGACGGTGACCGGACGTCCGCGACGTTGCGGATGGTTCGACGCGGTCGCCGGCGCATACGCCGCCGGCGTGAACGGATTGACCGAGGCCGTGATCACCAAGCTCGATGTATTGAGCGGATTCGAGCGCTTGTCGTTTGCAACGCGATATTCGATCGACGGTGCGTCCGCCGGTTTTGGCGATGCGTCCGACCAGCGTTTGAGCGTCGAATATGACGACGTGCCGGGTTGGAGCGAATCGATCGAGGAGTGTCGATCCATTTCGGATATGCCGCACGCCGCTCGCGCGTATGTGGATCGCATACAGCGCGCCCTCGACGTGCCGGTCGCATTGGTTTCGGTCGGGCGGGAGCGCTCACAACTCGCTCGCTAA
- a CDS encoding pentapeptide repeat-containing protein has protein sequence MNASHVLGNVAATVTAVGLNSLWEDALVVACVWMFLRTWPRVNAATRYVIWSIALVAAVVVPVATTLPFLSMSPPAAATAAVKASIVPAMHAFPATAAPVRARQVASRTGTPHHDAAATHNEIVAPAVVPRLHLQLPLVVAVVLASLWALVTFAGAVRFGVGLMRLERLKRDALPLPVEYRDCMVRWNAATKGVRDVRLCISDQIDVPVAVGLFDSMILIPRELLERLSADEIDQIALHELAHLRRADDWTNGLTRILLAAFGWNPAVRFAAAQLDLEREVACDDYVLDASGVVRPYAMCLAKMAESSSWPRGPIAAPAVFATRKHLSLRIERLLFAGRATGTNPSFGIAAFAVAGVVLLGCAIGSVAPSVAATVQPAALPPIVADRVQTVRDVVRYVDIPRTAVAAATAVPSSHPAATTVSIKTTHASATAHPASTAHPVATAHALASMSPFGTKSLRVTVSPKPLASGAIAVHIPAIDMPSIHLAPIDVTIPKIGLVNDGKACTGCDYTGVDWRGRDVRGVSYTGVDLTRANLDNTDFSGSTFLGVDFTHARLRNASFRNARLSGCDFTGADLSGADFTGARVTGCQFNHAQLTSARIRSIVTGCSGCDFSGANLGGVDLSNVRGANIDFAGADLSHANLLGGSFTNVDFAGAHMSGATLEGAVFTNCDLSGTNLTRADLARAKLIDTDYPDDR, from the coding sequence ATGAACGCATCGCACGTTCTCGGCAACGTTGCCGCAACCGTCACCGCGGTGGGACTCAACTCGTTGTGGGAAGACGCACTCGTGGTTGCGTGCGTTTGGATGTTCCTACGTACGTGGCCGCGCGTCAACGCGGCGACGCGATACGTGATCTGGAGCATAGCGCTCGTTGCGGCCGTGGTTGTGCCGGTCGCAACGACGCTGCCGTTCCTCTCGATGTCGCCGCCGGCAGCGGCGACCGCTGCGGTGAAGGCGTCCATCGTACCTGCGATGCATGCCTTCCCCGCTACTGCGGCTCCGGTTCGCGCTCGCCAGGTGGCTTCGCGCACCGGCACACCGCACCACGATGCCGCCGCAACGCACAACGAGATCGTCGCCCCGGCCGTCGTTCCGCGCTTGCATCTGCAGCTGCCGCTGGTCGTCGCGGTCGTGCTCGCATCGTTGTGGGCGCTCGTGACGTTCGCCGGCGCGGTTCGCTTCGGCGTCGGATTGATGCGGCTCGAACGGCTCAAACGCGATGCACTTCCGTTGCCGGTCGAGTATCGCGACTGCATGGTGCGCTGGAACGCCGCCACCAAGGGCGTGCGCGACGTGCGCTTATGCATCAGCGATCAAATCGATGTGCCGGTCGCGGTCGGTCTGTTCGATTCGATGATTTTGATTCCGCGCGAACTGCTCGAACGGTTATCGGCCGATGAAATCGACCAAATCGCGTTACACGAGTTGGCGCATCTGCGTCGCGCCGACGATTGGACGAACGGTCTGACGCGCATTCTGCTAGCGGCTTTCGGCTGGAATCCGGCCGTGCGCTTCGCCGCCGCGCAGCTCGATCTCGAACGTGAAGTTGCGTGCGACGACTACGTGCTGGATGCGAGCGGCGTCGTTCGGCCCTACGCGATGTGCTTGGCGAAAATGGCCGAATCTTCGTCGTGGCCGCGCGGCCCGATCGCCGCACCGGCCGTGTTTGCAACGCGCAAACATCTCTCGCTGCGCATCGAACGTCTCTTGTTCGCGGGCCGCGCCACCGGCACGAACCCGTCGTTCGGCATCGCGGCGTTCGCCGTCGCCGGCGTCGTACTGCTGGGCTGCGCGATCGGCTCGGTCGCTCCGTCGGTTGCAGCGACGGTACAGCCGGCCGCACTACCTCCGATCGTGGCGGATCGGGTTCAAACCGTTCGCGACGTAGTCCGGTACGTGGACATTCCGCGCACCGCCGTTGCTGCGGCAACCGCAGTGCCGTCATCGCACCCTGCCGCAACGACGGTTTCCATCAAGACGACGCACGCATCCGCGACGGCGCACCCGGCGTCGACGGCGCATCCGGTCGCGACGGCGCATGCGCTCGCGTCGATGTCACCGTTCGGGACGAAGAGCCTGCGAGTAACGGTTTCGCCGAAACCTCTCGCGAGCGGCGCGATCGCGGTGCACATCCCGGCCATCGACATGCCCTCGATTCACTTGGCACCGATCGACGTCACGATTCCGAAGATCGGCCTCGTTAACGACGGAAAAGCGTGTACTGGATGCGATTACACCGGCGTCGACTGGCGCGGACGGGACGTTCGCGGTGTGTCGTATACCGGCGTCGATCTGACTCGTGCGAATCTCGACAACACCGATTTCTCCGGCAGCACGTTCCTAGGCGTCGACTTTACGCACGCTCGGTTGCGTAACGCATCGTTCCGTAACGCCCGTCTTTCCGGATGCGATTTCACCGGCGCCGATTTGTCGGGGGCCGACTTCACCGGCGCGCGCGTCACCGGATGTCAGTTCAACCATGCACAACTGACCTCGGCGCGCATCCGCAGTATCGTAACTGGTTGCAGCGGCTGCGACTTCTCGGGAGCAAATCTCGGCGGCGTCGACCTTTCGAACGTTCGCGGCGCCAATATCGATTTTGCCGGCGCGGATCTCTCGCATGCCAATCTGCTGGGAGGCTCGTTTACTAACGTCGATTTCGCCGGGGCACACATGAGCGGCGCTACCCTCGAGGGTGCAGTGTTCACCAACTGCGATCTCAGTGGGACGAATCTAACGCGTGCCGACCTGGCTCGCGCCAAACTCATCGATACCGACTATCCAGACGATCGGTAA
- a CDS encoding pentapeptide repeat-containing protein → MTRITTACLAIAAIAIVAAVPPAARSASSDLPSSCLGCSFSGRDLHGADLSGTNYVGANFSDANLRGAKASGAKMVGANFRNADATSADFTKAKLVGVNFQLATLTGARFDAASLVGANFRGAKAQSLQMPRADLIGVNFTGADLRDANLRDTKICTRDYNGHIDCAEFANADVRGADLRGAMICGNNDSCAPVDAATLRERGHSPLTGARL, encoded by the coding sequence ATGACCCGCATCACCACCGCTTGTCTCGCGATCGCCGCAATCGCGATCGTGGCGGCAGTACCACCGGCCGCTCGCAGTGCTTCGTCGGATCTGCCGTCGAGCTGTCTCGGCTGCTCGTTTAGCGGACGAGATCTGCACGGTGCCGATCTTTCGGGCACGAATTACGTCGGGGCGAACTTTTCCGACGCGAATCTACGCGGCGCGAAAGCGTCCGGAGCCAAAATGGTCGGCGCGAATTTTCGTAATGCCGATGCGACGTCGGCCGATTTCACCAAAGCCAAACTCGTCGGCGTCAACTTTCAGCTCGCGACCTTAACCGGCGCTCGTTTCGACGCGGCCAGCCTCGTCGGCGCCAACTTCAGGGGCGCTAAAGCACAAAGCTTGCAAATGCCGAGAGCCGATCTGATCGGTGTGAACTTCACCGGCGCCGATCTCCGCGACGCAAATCTGCGCGATACCAAAATCTGCACGCGCGATTACAACGGCCACATCGATTGTGCCGAATTTGCGAACGCCGACGTCCGCGGCGCCGACCTCCGCGGCGCAATGATCTGCGGTAACAACGACTCGTGTGCGCCGGTCGATGCGGCGACCTTGCGCGAGCGCGGACATTCGCCCTTAACCGGAGCGCGTCTGTAA
- a CDS encoding ATP-binding protein gives MCRVGVLWRFTADEAIIAIAHRTQFVGMLRSHQGWSVDEYAASVVFSELVGNVVTHSPGPIEIVLECDNQEIVLKVTDRGMGFRFSPTLPRNVLSEGGRGLFLVAQFAAAVQLDDARPGTTVRATLARKVPAA, from the coding sequence ATGTGTCGGGTTGGGGTGCTTTGGCGATTTACAGCCGATGAAGCGATAATCGCCATCGCGCACCGCACCCAATTCGTCGGCATGCTTCGCAGCCATCAAGGCTGGTCGGTGGACGAATACGCGGCATCGGTCGTTTTCAGCGAGCTGGTCGGAAACGTCGTAACGCATTCCCCCGGTCCGATCGAAATCGTTCTCGAATGCGACAATCAAGAGATCGTTCTGAAGGTAACCGACCGTGGCATGGGTTTTCGCTTTTCGCCCACGTTGCCGCGTAACGTCTTGAGTGAAGGCGGCCGCGGTCTGTTTCTCGTGGCACAATTCGCCGCCGCGGTGCAGTTGGATGACGCGCGGCCCGGCACGACCGTTCGAGCCACCTTAGCCCGTAAGGTGCCGGCAGCCTAA
- a CDS encoding DUF1345 domain-containing protein, which translates to MIAFSSRALRPVAVAIVIAIVLGTLLALFGPHWLRSWVRIVAVYDAAAVGMLCTYCWKIWHADADETKRHAAADDPGRNVAALIVFIGVLFGFVSALSILARGPSGEPPGHDALIDALGFGAVIAGWFLIHMTFLFRYAHLYYRDRDREPGSDRGLTFPGDEPPNDLDFAYFAFVIGMTFQVSDVQITSRNIRRLVLAHGLVSFGYSTAILALVVNLVSGLLH; encoded by the coding sequence ATGATCGCCTTCAGTAGCCGAGCCTTACGGCCGGTCGCGGTCGCGATCGTCATCGCGATCGTGCTGGGAACGCTCCTGGCGTTATTCGGCCCGCATTGGCTGCGCAGCTGGGTGCGAATCGTTGCGGTGTACGATGCCGCCGCCGTAGGCATGCTGTGCACCTATTGCTGGAAGATCTGGCACGCCGATGCGGACGAAACCAAACGGCACGCCGCTGCCGACGATCCGGGGCGCAACGTCGCCGCGCTTATCGTCTTCATCGGCGTCCTGTTCGGTTTCGTTTCGGCATTGAGCATTCTCGCCCGCGGTCCGAGCGGCGAACCGCCGGGCCACGACGCCCTGATCGACGCGTTGGGATTCGGTGCGGTAATTGCCGGGTGGTTTTTGATCCACATGACGTTCCTCTTCCGTTACGCGCACTTGTACTATCGCGACCGCGATCGCGAGCCGGGCAGCGATCGCGGCCTGACATTTCCGGGCGACGAACCACCCAACGACCTGGACTTCGCGTATTTCGCATTCGTGATCGGAATGACGTTTCAGGTGTCCGACGTGCAGATCACCAGCCGCAACATTCGGCGCCTGGTCTTAGCGCACGGCTTAGTCTCCTTCGGTTACAGCACGGCGATTCTGGCGTTGGTCGTCAACCTCGTTTCGGGCCTGCTGCACTAG
- a CDS encoding glycoside hydrolase family 125 protein yields the protein MPTSRGPTPKYHGWLAALLAFVVFVLPLRVPALELHSIEQAAADYRNANEHLQEMFRAALLDTSKLAEYASDGTAYVKTGDIPAEWLRDASAQSRPYLFFAKNDPDVRKLMVAIMARMVRYVHTDPYANAYTLDYRVWEQKFELDSLAYPTALAWSYWKTTGDTSMFTPEFSTMLDDVLATMQREQDHPRNSRYTHKELPNNGTGRPVGYTGMIWTGFRPSDDACYYNFLIPSEMFAVVALGDMAEIERDVYHNIVKAREAKALRDEVQRGIQTYGLVLVPKYGYIYAYEVDGLGHAILTDDANIPSLLSAPYIGYTTSSDRYYQNTRRFLLSQDNPSFYQGQKARGIGSYHTPDHWVWPLALIVQGITATTPTEKQDVLTQLLASDPGDHLLHESFNPDNPNQFTRQDFGWPNALFSEFVMTQFQGASEIPMGDTSDLEFRTE from the coding sequence GTGCCTACGTCACGGGGGCCGACGCCGAAGTATCACGGTTGGCTCGCTGCGCTTTTAGCGTTCGTCGTATTTGTATTGCCGTTGCGCGTTCCGGCGCTGGAGCTGCACTCCATCGAGCAAGCCGCAGCCGACTATCGCAACGCCAACGAACACCTGCAAGAAATGTTCCGTGCGGCGCTGCTCGACACGAGCAAATTGGCCGAATATGCCTCCGATGGCACCGCCTACGTGAAGACGGGCGATATCCCGGCGGAATGGCTGCGCGACGCCAGCGCACAATCGCGGCCCTATCTGTTTTTCGCGAAGAACGATCCCGACGTGCGCAAGTTGATGGTCGCGATCATGGCGCGTATGGTCCGTTACGTGCACACCGATCCGTACGCCAACGCCTATACGCTGGACTACCGCGTGTGGGAGCAAAAGTTCGAGCTCGACTCGCTGGCATATCCGACGGCACTGGCGTGGAGCTACTGGAAGACCACCGGCGACACGTCGATGTTCACGCCGGAATTTTCGACGATGCTGGACGACGTGCTGGCGACCATGCAGCGCGAGCAAGACCACCCGCGGAACTCCCGCTACACGCATAAAGAGCTGCCGAACAACGGCACCGGGCGACCGGTCGGATACACCGGTATGATTTGGACGGGCTTCCGGCCGTCGGACGACGCGTGCTACTACAACTTCTTAATTCCATCGGAAATGTTCGCCGTGGTCGCGTTGGGCGACATGGCGGAAATCGAACGCGACGTGTACCACAACATCGTCAAAGCGCGCGAAGCCAAGGCGCTACGTGACGAAGTGCAGCGCGGCATTCAAACCTACGGGTTAGTGCTGGTACCGAAATACGGCTACATTTACGCCTACGAGGTGGATGGACTCGGGCACGCGATCCTCACCGACGACGCCAATATCCCTTCGCTGCTGTCGGCTCCGTACATCGGCTACACGACGTCCAGCGATCGCTACTATCAAAACACGCGGCGCTTTTTGCTATCGCAGGATAATCCGTCGTTCTATCAGGGTCAGAAGGCGCGCGGGATCGGCAGCTATCACACGCCGGATCACTGGGTGTGGCCGCTCGCACTGATCGTGCAAGGCATCACCGCTACGACGCCGACGGAAAAGCAAGACGTACTGACGCAGTTGTTAGCTAGCGATCCGGGCGACCACTTATTGCATGAATCGTTCAATCCCGATAATCCCAATCAGTTTACCCGTCAAGACTTCGGATGGCCGAACGCCTTGTTCTCGGAATTCGTCATGACGCAGTTTCAAGGCGCTTCGGAAATTCCGATGGGCGACACCAGCGACTTGGAGTTCCGGACTGAGTAA
- a CDS encoding efflux RND transporter permease subunit → MKLTDLFIKRPSLVTVLLALILLGGTISANVLVKQQFPNYDVPTIQIALTYPGGSTTEIRDAIVRPIEDQIAGAPDLDAIETAIQPGQATIVARFALSSDQNSDLVQVQGRVQNAQRQLPSDLETPQITIYDPSQAVVVSLTAKSSTLGAGQLSALVTNKVVPAIEQVPGISFVEVNGAVTPSLQVEVDPRALSSSGFTLTDIVNAISTNNVRAPGGIAYEPNRETSIDIRGDVQTPPTVADLLLGTSGSASGDTTSAYGTTARLMKIGDVASVLDTYEPQRVFGYDHGTPAIALDVQKAANTSEVAASQAVLDELPKLTRQFPDIHFTVQNVQATYTKEQLSSVLRTLAEAIVVTGIVMLFFLRSWRSAIVVMIAIPASLLVTLGAMRLLGFTLDTVSLLAMTLIIGILVDDSIVVLENIERHAAAGEAPFDAAYRGRSEIGTAALVITLVDVVVFLPISFLPGAVGLFLREFGLVVAVATLTSLFISFTITPSLAAHWSLVSRWKPWKPIDAFTDWFDRTRLWYVDRALMWGLGSARTVVLISFGSLALILLVLPLGIVGFEYIPSVDRGELFLTLNYPTGTPLETTRKGILAAERVIDGAPGVLAETALAGAYQGNLPGYVNNGAIGQLHVFLDPKRWRNTSDFGTRVLDDVRRAAPGASVVAVPATSTMGGIQQPIDEVVSAPGGDPTEAAGKVYSAMTKTAGAVDATTSDNPASPQVEVAFDRDRARALGVEVGTAASAIRAAFGGTLATQFPTSDGLKDVQVIYPQSDQTNLTAIAAIPVRSSAGAIVNVGDVTRIESEPAPPLITRINRQSVVYVGANIAPGRELSNVQGDFNKRLAGLKLGPGIIVAPVSGGNQEFVNDTVIGMSISLALSVLLVYLLMVALYNGYRTPLVVMFSVPVAVVGALGALAITHQTLNLFSFIGSVLLVGLVSKNGILLVDFANRLRITQTNARAAMIEAAYERFRPIVMTTVAMIAGMLPLALALEPGAEAQRSLGTVVIGGLTSSLVLTLLLVPVVYLRLAPSRAEIEQEEPV, encoded by the coding sequence ATGAAGCTTACCGATCTCTTTATCAAACGCCCGTCGCTGGTGACGGTGCTGCTGGCATTGATCTTATTGGGCGGAACGATCTCCGCCAACGTGCTGGTCAAGCAGCAGTTCCCCAACTACGACGTTCCGACGATTCAAATCGCGTTAACGTATCCGGGCGGATCGACCACCGAAATTCGCGACGCGATCGTCCGACCGATCGAAGACCAAATTGCGGGTGCTCCGGATCTCGACGCGATCGAAACGGCGATTCAGCCTGGGCAAGCCACGATCGTTGCTCGCTTTGCGCTGTCGTCGGACCAGAACTCCGATTTGGTGCAAGTGCAGGGTCGCGTACAAAATGCGCAGCGCCAACTTCCCAGCGATCTGGAGACGCCGCAGATCACCATTTACGATCCGAGCCAAGCCGTTGTCGTGTCGCTCACGGCCAAATCGTCGACCTTGGGCGCGGGCCAGTTGTCGGCACTGGTGACCAATAAGGTCGTGCCGGCGATCGAGCAAGTACCGGGCATTTCGTTCGTCGAGGTGAACGGCGCCGTGACGCCGTCGCTCCAAGTTGAAGTGGACCCGCGCGCGCTGAGTTCGTCGGGCTTTACATTGACCGACATCGTGAACGCGATATCGACAAACAACGTGCGCGCTCCGGGTGGCATCGCCTACGAACCCAATCGCGAAACCTCGATCGATATTCGCGGCGACGTACAAACCCCGCCGACGGTGGCCGATCTTCTCCTCGGGACGAGCGGGTCGGCGTCGGGCGACACCACCAGCGCATACGGAACCACGGCCCGGCTGATGAAAATCGGCGACGTCGCTTCGGTGCTCGACACGTACGAACCGCAGCGCGTCTTCGGCTACGACCACGGCACGCCGGCCATCGCACTCGACGTGCAGAAGGCCGCCAATACCAGCGAGGTGGCGGCATCGCAAGCCGTATTGGACGAGCTTCCTAAACTCACGCGGCAGTTTCCCGATATACACTTTACCGTGCAGAACGTGCAGGCCACCTACACCAAAGAGCAGTTGAGCAGCGTCTTGCGTACGCTGGCCGAGGCGATCGTCGTTACGGGCATCGTGATGCTGTTTTTCCTTCGTTCGTGGCGGAGTGCGATCGTCGTGATGATCGCCATTCCGGCGTCGCTGCTGGTGACCCTCGGTGCGATGCGGCTGCTGGGCTTCACCCTCGACACCGTTTCGCTGCTGGCAATGACGCTCATCATCGGCATTTTAGTCGACGACTCGATCGTCGTGCTGGAGAACATCGAACGTCACGCGGCAGCGGGCGAGGCGCCCTTCGATGCCGCCTATCGCGGCCGTTCCGAAATCGGAACCGCGGCCTTGGTGATCACGTTGGTCGACGTCGTCGTGTTCCTCCCGATTTCGTTCTTGCCGGGAGCCGTCGGGTTGTTCTTGCGCGAATTCGGATTGGTGGTGGCGGTGGCCACGCTCACATCGCTATTCATTTCGTTTACGATCACACCGTCGTTGGCGGCGCACTGGTCGCTGGTTTCGCGCTGGAAACCGTGGAAACCGATCGATGCGTTCACCGACTGGTTCGACCGCACGCGCTTGTGGTACGTCGATCGCGCGCTGATGTGGGGGTTAGGAAGCGCGCGCACCGTCGTGCTAATTTCGTTCGGCTCGTTAGCACTCATCTTGCTGGTGTTGCCGCTGGGTATCGTCGGATTCGAGTACATTCCCAGCGTCGATCGCGGCGAGCTGTTCCTGACGCTCAACTATCCGACGGGAACGCCGCTCGAAACGACGCGTAAGGGGATTCTCGCGGCGGAGCGGGTCATCGACGGCGCACCCGGCGTTCTCGCCGAGACCGCGCTGGCCGGCGCGTATCAGGGCAACCTTCCCGGCTACGTCAATAACGGCGCGATCGGACAACTGCACGTCTTCTTGGATCCCAAGCGGTGGCGCAACACGTCCGACTTCGGCACGCGCGTGCTCGACGACGTGCGTCGCGCAGCGCCGGGCGCTTCGGTGGTGGCGGTGCCGGCGACGAGCACGATGGGAGGCATCCAGCAGCCGATCGATGAGGTCGTCAGCGCTCCGGGCGGCGATCCGACCGAAGCTGCCGGCAAAGTATACTCTGCGATGACCAAGACGGCGGGAGCGGTCGACGCCACGACGTCCGACAACCCGGCATCGCCCCAAGTCGAAGTCGCATTCGACCGCGATCGAGCGCGCGCGCTCGGCGTGGAAGTCGGGACGGCAGCATCCGCTATTCGAGCGGCGTTCGGCGGAACGCTGGCAACGCAATTTCCGACGTCCGACGGTCTCAAAGACGTGCAGGTCATCTATCCGCAATCGGATCAGACCAACCTGACTGCGATCGCAGCTATTCCGGTGCGGTCGAGCGCAGGCGCGATCGTCAACGTCGGCGACGTCACGCGCATCGAAAGCGAACCGGCTCCGCCCTTGATCACACGCATCAACCGGCAATCGGTCGTGTACGTCGGAGCGAACATCGCTCCGGGTCGCGAGCTGTCGAACGTGCAAGGCGATTTCAATAAGCGTCTCGCCGGCCTCAAGCTGGGCCCCGGAATCATCGTCGCGCCCGTCAGTGGCGGCAATCAAGAGTTCGTCAACGACACGGTGATCGGGATGTCGATCTCGCTGGCATTGTCGGTCCTGTTGGTGTACCTGTTGATGGTTGCGCTATATAACGGCTACCGAACGCCGCTGGTCGTTATGTTTAGCGTGCCGGTTGCCGTGGTCGGTGCGTTGGGTGCGCTCGCGATCACGCATCAAACGTTGAACCTGTTCTCGTTCATCGGCTCGGTATTGCTGGTGGGTTTGGTTAGCAAGAACGGCATTTTGTTGGTCGATTTCGCCAACCGCCTGCGCATCACGCAAACGAACGCGCGCGCGGCAATGATCGAGGCCGCGTACGAGCGATTCCGTCCGATCGTCATGACGACGGTCGCGATGATCGCCGGCATGCTGCCGCTCGCATTGGCGCTCGAACCCGGTGCCGAAGCGCAACGCTCGTTGGGAACGGTCGTCATCGGCGGCCTGACCAGCTCGCTAGTGCTAACGCTGCTGCTCGTGCCGGTCGTGTATTTGCGGTTAGCGCCGTCGCGCGCCGAAATCGAACAAGAAGAGCCGGTGTAA